A region of Faecalibacterium taiwanense DNA encodes the following proteins:
- a CDS encoding ABC transporter transmembrane domain-containing protein, protein MDSSRITQQLQTDSNEIASYCINVIQNVPVSSVRLITVSVITYQINKTVFGILLILAALYIVFFEIFKGKLYNTTREFKNEQALFFSKAQEQLRYIKFVKRHGLIDVFINRVDLAFQSLFKTAMHAQIFQYIFSGIDSMLLALSQIGLFLVGGVAVLNGEMSIGGFTTINVYFSSALGCIRYFFHLLPLHKMHWYL, encoded by the coding sequence TTGGACAGTTCACGCATTACTCAGCAACTTCAAACTGATTCCAATGAAATCGCTTCATATTGCATAAACGTGATACAAAATGTTCCTGTAAGTTCGGTACGGCTTATTACGGTGAGCGTTATAACATATCAAATCAACAAAACAGTATTCGGTATATTACTTATACTAGCTGCACTTTATATCGTCTTCTTTGAAATATTCAAGGGCAAACTATATAATACCACAAGGGAATTCAAAAACGAGCAAGCCCTGTTCTTTTCTAAAGCACAGGAGCAATTGCGTTATATTAAATTTGTCAAAAGGCACGGGTTGATAGATGTATTTATAAATCGAGTGGACTTAGCATTTCAATCTCTTTTCAAGACGGCTATGCACGCTCAAATTTTTCAATATATTTTTTCTGGTATTGATTCAATGCTTTTGGCTTTAAGCCAAATCGGTTTATTCCTTGTAGGAGGTGTAGCCGTACTAAATGGAGAAATGTCTATCGGCGGTTTTACGACAATCAATGTTTATTTCTCTTCTGCATTGGGATGTATTAGATATTTTTTTCACTTACTTCCTCTACACAAAATGCATTGGTATCTTTAA
- a CDS encoding diguanylate cyclase produces the protein MIGLGIAANILLIGRLPRQVERSSMEKAQAEAEEKLQETTESYRAKLYHDVLTGAYNRRYYEDIASRIVGPAGIALMDVDDFKICNDTYGHYAGDMALETAANAIRSCIRNADLLIRYGGDEFLLVLPGIPSDILQAKLEQIRAAVQQAAVPGYSHFRLSLSIGGTMQAITDPMENAVRRADRLMYQAKGSKRSVVVELPENALTAQEELVEEKPQILLVDDSEMNRLILTEILQGDYRILEAKDGRECMDALQAEAGNLVLVLLDINMPVMDGFEVLKAMNANHTIEDIPVIMISSDDSDAAIRKSYELGASDYVNRPFDARIVYRRVTNTIKLYAKQRRLVQMVSDQIRARENNTDMLVGVLSHIVEFRNGESGAHVRHIRIITEMLLHRLLEISSNYSISAEQQDMIPLASALHDIGKIGIDEKILNKPGKLTPAEFEAMKTHSMLGAEMLHDLDEFAEQPLLQTAYEIAR, from the coding sequence GTGATCGGCCTTGGTATTGCTGCGAACATTCTGCTGATCGGTCGCCTGCCAAGGCAGGTCGAGCGCTCTAGCATGGAAAAGGCGCAGGCCGAAGCCGAGGAAAAGCTTCAGGAAACAACAGAGAGCTACCGTGCAAAACTTTACCACGATGTCTTGACTGGCGCATACAACCGCCGCTATTATGAAGATATCGCATCCCGTATCGTCGGCCCTGCAGGCATCGCGCTGATGGATGTGGACGATTTCAAAATCTGCAACGACACCTATGGACATTACGCCGGAGATATGGCACTGGAAACTGCGGCAAATGCCATCCGCTCCTGCATCCGAAACGCCGACCTGCTCATCCGCTACGGCGGGGATGAATTTCTGCTGGTGCTGCCCGGCATTCCGAGCGACATCCTGCAAGCCAAGCTGGAGCAGATCAGAGCCGCCGTGCAGCAGGCTGCTGTACCCGGCTATTCGCATTTTCGCCTCTCACTGAGCATCGGCGGAACGATGCAGGCCATCACCGACCCGATGGAGAATGCGGTCCGCCGGGCAGACCGGCTGATGTATCAGGCAAAGGGCAGCAAGCGTTCGGTCGTGGTTGAACTCCCCGAAAACGCACTGACCGCACAGGAAGAACTGGTGGAGGAGAAGCCGCAGATCCTTCTTGTGGACGACTCTGAAATGAACCGCCTCATCCTGACCGAGATTCTGCAAGGCGACTACCGTATTCTGGAAGCAAAAGATGGCCGGGAATGTATGGATGCCTTGCAGGCTGAAGCCGGGAATCTTGTGCTAGTGTTGCTGGACATCAATATGCCGGTCATGGACGGTTTCGAGGTACTCAAGGCTATGAACGCCAACCACACCATCGAGGACATCCCGGTCATCATGATCTCCAGTGATGACTCTGACGCTGCAATTCGGAAGTCCTATGAACTAGGCGCAAGTGATTATGTCAATCGACCTTTCGATGCTCGTATCGTCTACCGCCGCGTGACCAACACCATCAAGCTGTACGCCAAGCAGCGGCGGCTGGTGCAGATGGTGTCAGACCAGATCCGCGCTCGTGAAAATAATACGGATATGCTGGTGGGTGTACTGAGCCATATCGTAGAGTTCCGCAACGGCGAAAGCGGTGCTCATGTGCGGCATATCCGTATCATTACAGAAATGCTGCTCCACCGTCTATTGGAGATCAGCAGCAACTACTCGATTTCTGCAGAACAGCAGGATATGATCCCGCTGGCCTCCGCTCTGCACGATATCGGCAAGATCGGCATTGACGAAAAAATCCTCAACAAACCCGGCAAGCTGACCCCGGCGGAATTTGAGGCCATGAAGACCCACAGTATGCTGGGAGCCGAGATGCTGCATGATCTGGATGAATTTGCCGAGCAGCCGTTGCTGCAAACCGCCTACGAGATTGCCCGCTGA
- a CDS encoding ABC transporter ATP-binding protein produces the protein MSNIKAIYLQDISLSFDKPVLKSFSAAFYKGNIYALCGDNGTGKSSVLHLVAGLYNNLYGGNIYFDDFDIKKLNMNFLRKSLIGFVEQEPQLLADKIISNLYPYNINENYEPEEIDAAIYYINKLGMNDWLDKCCDGLNTYINEKSDNISGGEKQKLSIIRELLKKPLVLLLDEPTSAMDADSINTFFELLNAIKNDTIIIIATHDSRALHYCDSIVPLK, from the coding sequence GTGTCAAACATCAAGGCTATATACCTACAAGACATATCATTGAGTTTTGACAAACCAGTCTTAAAGTCTTTTAGTGCAGCGTTTTATAAAGGAAATATATATGCCTTGTGTGGTGATAATGGTACTGGAAAATCCTCGGTATTACATTTAGTTGCAGGGCTGTATAATAATCTTTATGGCGGTAACATTTACTTCGACGATTTTGACATCAAGAAATTAAATATGAATTTTTTGAGAAAATCTCTTATTGGCTTTGTTGAGCAGGAGCCGCAGCTTCTCGCAGACAAAATCATTTCAAATTTGTATCCATATAACATTAATGAAAATTACGAACCTGAAGAAATCGACGCTGCAATATATTATATTAACAAACTTGGAATGAATGACTGGCTAGATAAATGTTGTGATGGTTTGAACACATATATAAATGAAAAAAGTGATAATATTTCGGGAGGGGAAAAGCAAAAATTGTCTATTATTCGCGAATTGCTAAAAAAGCCTCTTGTGCTATTATTGGATGAGCCAACTTCAGCTATGGATGCAGATAGTATAAATACTTTCTTTGAGTTGCTGAATGCGATAAAAAACGATACAATTATTATAATTGCCACACATGATTCAAGAGCTTTACATTACTGTGATTCCATTGTACCATTAAAATAA
- a CDS encoding radical SAM/SPASM domain-containing protein: MKFSKYNIIHTTENQEHILFNSLWGSTFVISPSVKQAIESSNPTLLTEEENRLFIKYNALIPDEYNESCIYNHFYNKSRYGKKCLTATVLLTWSCNFRCIYCYEGAGELRCENMTKDRAGAIANFLIKCSEEQRGELIHVVLFGGEPLLNIDVGFHMLGILKEYCLTSHKELQCSLVTNGSLLTEEIVSGLLNYNCKFVQITLDGPEYIHNCRRVAKDGSGTFQKVLHGITIMEEFCSQIHTYIRINVDKNNVDSIPMLLDTLKDLGISHSQVDFGITRDSTSACSSYKSNCLPEEYLPDILNELWKYSEANMFSKYPQPMRKWTYCGLFDEYSFTFSPLGELYKCWEMVGDNKHKMGYIKDDGTLTDVTFAYYDWLSIDPLKEPDCSDCKYLPIVVAGAGCYPIGKPEHIMLLAAKRSKALSRSR, from the coding sequence ATGAAGTTCTCAAAATATAATATAATTCATACAACCGAAAATCAGGAACATATTTTATTCAACTCCTTATGGGGAAGTACGTTTGTAATTTCTCCTTCGGTTAAGCAAGCAATAGAATCATCTAATCCGACGTTGCTCACTGAAGAAGAAAATAGACTGTTTATAAAATACAATGCTTTAATCCCTGACGAATATAATGAATCGTGCATTTATAATCATTTCTATAACAAATCACGCTACGGAAAAAAATGCCTTACGGCAACAGTGCTATTAACTTGGTCATGCAATTTTAGATGTATATATTGTTATGAAGGCGCAGGAGAACTGCGTTGTGAAAACATGACAAAAGACAGAGCTGGAGCGATAGCTAATTTTTTAATCAAATGTTCTGAAGAACAACGAGGTGAACTAATACACGTTGTTCTTTTCGGTGGCGAGCCTCTTTTGAATATAGATGTTGGTTTTCATATGTTGGGTATTCTCAAAGAGTATTGTTTAACAAGCCATAAGGAATTACAGTGTTCACTTGTTACTAACGGTTCTTTATTGACTGAAGAAATTGTTAGTGGATTATTAAATTATAATTGTAAATTTGTACAAATCACTTTGGACGGACCGGAATATATACACAATTGTCGAAGAGTTGCTAAAGATGGTTCCGGCACATTCCAGAAAGTTTTGCATGGAATAACTATCATGGAGGAGTTTTGCTCTCAAATACATACTTATATAAGAATAAATGTAGACAAGAACAATGTTGACTCGATTCCGATGCTTTTGGATACACTCAAAGATTTGGGGATTTCGCATTCACAGGTGGATTTTGGCATAACAAGAGATTCCACATCTGCATGTTCTTCTTACAAAAGCAATTGCCTTCCTGAAGAGTATCTTCCAGATATTTTAAATGAATTATGGAAATATAGCGAAGCCAATATGTTTTCCAAATATCCACAACCCATGAGAAAGTGGACATACTGTGGATTATTTGACGAATACAGTTTTACATTTTCACCTTTGGGTGAATTGTATAAATGTTGGGAGATGGTTGGTGATAATAAACATAAAATGGGTTATATAAAGGATGATGGCACTCTTACAGATGTTACTTTTGCATATTATGATTGGTTATCAATCGATCCTTTAAAAGAACCAGATTGTTCCGATTGTAAATATCTTCCCATTGTGGTGGCGGGTGCAGGATGTTATCCTATCGGCAAACCGGAACATATCATGCTGCTGGCTGCGAAAAGGTCAAAGGCGTTATCGAGAAGCAGATAG
- a CDS encoding DUF6061 family protein has translation MNKLLSCEFNIDTGNVECRFADGTMISIDCDVVEDTIDGTLPFVRVRTELDWLIYNAPREYVQLVLNGGLNAYLKNSR, from the coding sequence ATGAATAAGCTCTTATCTTGTGAATTTAACATCGACACGGGCAACGTAGAATGTCGCTTTGCAGACGGGACAATGATATCAATCGACTGCGATGTTGTAGAGGATACCATTGACGGAACACTACCATTTGTAAGAGTGCGTACTGAGCTTGACTGGCTCATTTATAACGCGCCACGAGAGTATGTGCAGCTCGTGCTAAACGGTGGATTGAATGCATATTTAAAAAACTCACGGTGA
- a CDS encoding DUF3847 domain-containing protein: MAKPKTLEQLRAEKERAETQLAQEQHKLERLENRKKYLEKGERTKRTHRLCNLGGTVESLAPEIKDLTRTEMTELMEHIFSLSEVQRAVRHMAITHIKQANREKELKANGAISSECHTD, encoded by the coding sequence ATGGCAAAACCGAAAACCCTTGAACAGCTCCGAGCCGAAAAGGAACGAGCCGAGACGCAGCTTGCACAGGAACAGCACAAACTTGAGCGTCTGGAGAACCGAAAGAAGTATCTTGAGAAAGGCGAACGCACCAAGCGCACCCACCGCCTTTGCAATCTGGGCGGCACGGTTGAGAGCCTTGCCCCGGAGATCAAAGATCTCACACGCACCGAAATGACAGAGCTGATGGAACACATCTTTTCTCTGTCCGAAGTCCAGCGAGCCGTCCGTCACATGGCGATTACCCACATCAAGCAAGCAAACAGAGAAAAGGAGTTGAAAGCCAATGGCGCTATTTCATCTGAGTGTCACACAGACTAA
- the mobQ gene encoding MobQ family relaxase has product MALFHLSVTQTKRSAGQSAIASAAYRSGEKLYSEYYGEHSDYTRKGGVICSDILLPSHAPPEYADRQTLWNAVEKAERGKNAQLAYSFDIALQNEFSLEENIALARQFLLENFVSRGMVVDFAVHQPDREDGGIPNPHFHVLCPIRPIEQNGKWGLKQRRVYELDEDGNRIRDADGKFVFNAVPTTDWGSPKTLEHWRQTWAELCNAKFAEKGIDVRIDHRSYERQGVELLPTVHEGATVRAMEKKGIRTEKGEFNRWIKATNAVIRDIKKKIALLFDWIAEAKAELAKPQAPDLVSLLNAYYTQRKAGAYSQKGKISNLKEMNETFNYLRANGIYSLEDLESRVSEHSAATESLKKTLDEQTARMKAIKQLYDSSAAFQSLKPVYDGLQKIKFEKPRAKYKAEHEAELIQFYAARRKLTGEFPDGKVDMKKLSDEYDELEQAHETTYGEFKAVRDDLHRLWKVKSCVDTAARFNERTEEQKLQNRPQTRQKKEELSR; this is encoded by the coding sequence ATGGCGCTATTTCATCTGAGTGTCACACAGACTAAGCGAAGCGCAGGACAGTCCGCTATCGCTTCTGCCGCCTATCGTTCCGGCGAAAAGCTGTATAGCGAGTATTACGGCGAACACAGCGACTACACCAGAAAGGGCGGCGTGATCTGCTCTGACATTCTTCTGCCGTCCCATGCACCGCCCGAATACGCAGACCGCCAGACCCTATGGAACGCCGTGGAAAAAGCCGAGCGTGGAAAGAACGCCCAGCTTGCATACAGCTTTGACATTGCCTTGCAGAATGAATTTTCCCTTGAGGAAAACATCGCTCTTGCAAGGCAATTTTTATTGGAGAACTTTGTAAGCCGGGGCATGGTGGTTGACTTCGCCGTACACCAGCCAGACCGGGAGGACGGCGGCATACCAAACCCGCATTTTCATGTGCTTTGCCCCATCCGCCCCATCGAGCAGAACGGCAAATGGGGACTAAAGCAACGCCGGGTGTATGAGCTGGACGAGGACGGCAACCGTATCCGAGACGCAGACGGAAAGTTTGTGTTCAACGCAGTTCCCACTACCGACTGGGGCAGTCCCAAAACGCTGGAACATTGGCGGCAGACATGGGCGGAGCTATGCAATGCCAAGTTTGCGGAAAAAGGTATTGATGTTCGTATCGACCACCGAAGCTATGAGCGTCAGGGCGTAGAGCTTCTTCCCACCGTCCATGAGGGCGCAACCGTCCGGGCGATGGAGAAGAAAGGCATACGCACCGAAAAGGGCGAGTTCAATCGCTGGATCAAGGCAACCAATGCCGTTATCCGAGACATCAAGAAGAAAATCGCTCTCCTGTTCGATTGGATTGCCGAAGCAAAAGCGGAGCTTGCCAAGCCGCAGGCACCCGACCTTGTTTCTCTGCTGAACGCCTATTACACCCAGCGCAAAGCCGGGGCGTATTCCCAGAAAGGTAAAATCAGCAACCTAAAGGAGATGAATGAGACTTTCAATTATCTCCGGGCAAACGGCATTTACTCCCTTGAAGATTTGGAAAGCCGTGTCAGCGAACACAGTGCTGCCACAGAGAGCTTGAAGAAAACGCTGGACGAACAGACTGCCCGAATGAAAGCAATTAAGCAGCTCTATGACAGCTCCGCTGCTTTCCAGAGCTTGAAGCCTGTCTATGACGGCTTGCAGAAAATCAAGTTTGAGAAGCCCAGAGCCAAGTACAAGGCAGAGCATGAAGCGGAACTGATACAGTTCTACGCCGCCAGACGAAAGCTGACCGGGGAGTTCCCGGACGGCAAGGTGGATATGAAAAAGCTGTCCGACGAGTATGACGAACTGGAACAGGCGCACGAAACCACCTATGGCGAGTTTAAGGCTGTCAGAGACGATTTACACCGCCTTTGGAAGGTCAAGTCATGCGTAGATACTGCCGCCCGATTTAACGAGCGTACAGAGGAACAAAAGCTCCAAAATCGACCCCAAACACGACAGAAAAAGGAGGAACTATCCCGATGA